ACCTGGGGTTCTTTAATGCTAGAGGTTCTCTTCCATTTCTCATCCAACTCTCTAAACTATGTCACATCGCAATCCCCTACATAAATCAAATTCCTTAACCCTGGCGGTCCTAATCCCGCCATTGGTTCTCTAAATTTCTCCCTATAGTAGCTTAGCCTAGCTTCAAATATGTAAATTCTTTTTTACAGCAAATTCAGAAGTTGTTTTCTTTCATTCATATAACACTATCTGGATTAGTTCATCAACTCAAATGCATCCCAATAGCGTGTATTTGGAGCTCAATATGAAATCCTAGTCCGAATGCAAgtcccccccccctcccccacccccccacccccaattCCTCTCAACAAAAGGTTTTGACTTTATGTTAAAGGACAAGCAATTGAGCACATTAATAGCCCAAATCTGAGAAGACAATCACATTCTGACCAAATCTTAAGCTTAATTATTAGGAAAGCAAGAGAGTGATCAGTACCTCGAAGCAATGTAGCTGAGCAAGCGTTCATTACCAAAATTCTCTATGCTAATTTTGAATAACTGGCCTTGGCTACGACGCACAGCAAGACGGCATATCTTCTCCAACACCTTGGCCACTTTGGATCTAAAAACGAAACGTTTCAAGTCAATAACACGCCACATAGCGGGGTCATGGCACACCTTCCGCCAGGTACTACAAACCCTCTGCGCACTCTCCAATATCTCTATCGTCCCTAGCCGCTGCAGAATGTCCATCGTGATTTCCGCCGGAAGCTCAACCCACGGCGGCGATGGTGGTGGTGTTCCAGTAGAAGATGCTTCCAGTTTTTTCTCTGCATTCGGCATTTTTTTCCCGATTTTTTAGGGTTCTGATTTTTATTTTGGACAGAAAACTGATAAAACAAGAGATGGTTAGctcaaaaaaaatgattttctcaAATGACTTACCTATATTTAGCTCAAAttgatttttatcaaaatttagctCGATAAAAGTATGATAAAAGCTTGATCTCAATTAAGCTTGATTGACTCGCTTTAatcatataataattaatttttaaattaaaatttatttactaaTCTTAATTAAGTTACTAATATGTTAATTCAAtaagtattatttattaaataaatttataattttgtacttCTTTAATTACTTAATTCAATGCATAGACAACATCTTTTACTATTTAACTGATTAGTTAATTATATAAACAAAGAATTAGTCAAGCTAAATATTTGATATACATTCAAACCTCTATTTAACCATCATTCGTTATAACACTATTTTACTATAACAGCCTAATTTTCTTTAGAACTAatttttgatgttatattttttgtctCTATAACATTCTACTTAAAAACAATGTTGACATTCACTATAAaagtacattttttttgtaaaatcacctctctatgatagtcttactcaaatattaattgagtaataatattttataaaagatatattatgtataaagataaaatattgaaatatcatAGTAATCTTTATTAGTTTCATgcacatactaaatttcaagtatgaatatttaagagaaaTTGTACTTAAAAAGGTGTCCATCATTTATGGTCATAACCTCAAGATGAAAGGCTATTGATGAGCTTTCtttatatagatatttttttgctattttattGGTTAAATTTGTTTACAAATTGAGTGAAGTAAAAAACAATACTACTAAAGAAATATCACTTTCTCacaatattttaactttgattgtattttgaaatgtttcaatgatatttgatcattttgatctcaaaaaacaagtaactctatgacaatttgtattaatcatttaaaaacaCTTGTCCTATggtttttcaattataattatttatgaaaatactTTGATTTAGTAATGctaattctattttacaacaCTNtatatagatatttttttgctattttattGGTTAAATTTGTTTACAAATTGAGTGAAGTAAAAAACAATACTACTAAAGAAATATCACTTTCTCacaatattttaactttgattgtattttgaaatgtttcaatgatatttgatcattttgatctcaaaaaaCAAGCAACTCTATGACAATttgtattaatcatttaaaaacaCTTGTCCTATGGTCTTTCAATTATAactatttatgaaaatattttgatttagtaatgctaattctattttacaacatTGATGATACGATACAGACGTGCAACCGTGAAACTAGTTACTTCAAATTTGACAATTACCATAATATAAATagtcaaatataatatattttctataagATAAAAcctaaaattacatttttagtTATTGAACGTCAAATGGAAcactacaaaaaataatacaaaaatcaaaGGAGGAAAAATTGACAGAGAAAGACAGTCCAAGGTCGAGGGAATacgttataaaaaaaataatagaaaccAACGAACTTTAAGAATTTTCCAAGTTTTACTTTTCTTACTTTGTATTAAATGATTATTAAatacttcaaaaataaaaaaaatgtaacgaTGGACCACAGAAAATCAGTCATGGcataaaatgaatttttttatgacTACATAATGATGAATTTAGTGATAGAAgatgataaaatttaaataacaacTAGAACAAACATATAATCAGAGGCTAAACTATAATTTTAATCTTAtgagttttgaattttataacgACGATTTCAAATGCTATTAACTGGGctctaaatttaatatatgtatatatacatattaatatgTCTTAATACAAATATACTATTTGAACAAAAGTTATTGAGTTTGACTGAACCCATACCTGAACTTCTAACTCCGCCTCTGCatataataagtaaaatataccatacaataggtaacaaccatccaaacaaagttGGTTCTCTTATGTGGATGAAATGAGGTAACAATAAATAATGTGAAGTTGCtttattgaatcatgatataagttaaaagaaaccaaagatggTGTCTTAAAATTGAGAATCCAAATTAAAGTTTGAATAGTTTTACTTTTTACTTGCTCCTTACCTACTTTAACTCTTCATAGTCTTTTAACTTTGGAAGTTTTCTTGGCAATAATTTTGGGATATTTTAGTGTCTCCAATCGAACCAAAGATGTGATGAATTAAAGTAGTAAAAGGTAATCAATCTCATCATGACTCCCATGGTACAAGAACTTAATTTTCCTCAACTTCAAATACCTCTAACCATCAATTCAATTTCTCCAATCTTACCATCAAGTCCTATCCCTCCATCCTACGGTGACACCCTTTACCTCTCAAATCTTGATGATATGATTGGATCTCGCGTTTTTACTCCAACCATGTATTTCTATCGATCCAATGGgaaaatggatgtgatgacgATCATCAATGTGTTAAAAGAATCTCTTGCAAGTGTATTGGTACCATACTATCCTTTCTCAGGTAGGTTACGCGAAACAAAGGAGGGGAAGTTAGAAGTATTTTTTGGGCCAAAACAAGGTGTGCTTCTAGTTGAGGCTTGTTCAGAGATGACGATACTAAATCTTGGTGATTTAACAGTCCCAAATCCTGCATGGAAAAACTTGGTTTACACATTCCCAAATGAAGAACAATATAAAGTTATTGATATGCCATTGCTAATAGCACAAGTAACACGTTTTAGCTGCGGTGGATTTAGTCTTGGTTTGAGAGTTTGTCATTGTCTTTGTGACGGGGTTGGAGCAATGCAATTCCTAAGTGCATGGGCTTCAACCGCGAGGTTGAACAAATTGACAGTCAATCCCAAACCATGTTGGGATCGAGAGACACTTATCCCTAATGATCCGCCATTGATTCAATACCCACACATAGAATTCAAAAGAATAGATGATGCATTTAGTTTCACGAGGAGACTTTGTTTAGTCAAGCCTGTTCAAAAATGTTATCGTGTTACTCGAGACTTCCAAGCTCATTTGAAGACCTTAGTTGGTCCTAACATCTCATGTACCACCTTTGATGCAATGGCAGCTCATGTGTGGAGGTCATGGGTCAACGCACTGATCAATGTTAGCCCTCTCGATTACGAGCTAAGGCTAACATTTTCAGTAAATTGTAGATCTAGACTTACAAATCCACCACTCAAATCAGGTTTCTATGGGAATGCAGTATCTGTGGCATGTGCTACTAGTAATGTCTCGGGAATCATTAATGGACCTATCTCTGATACCATATGTTTGGTACGTAATGCAAGGCTTTCGGTCTCTGAGGCATATTTGAGGTCAACTATTGATTATATCCAAGTTAATAGGCCTACAAAGCTAGAATTTGGTGGTAAACTTACTATAACCCAATGGACTAGATTTTCAATGTATGAATCTGCTGATTTTGGTTGGGGAAAGCCCATTTATGCTGGCCCAATTGATCTCACACCAACACCACAAGTTTGTGTTTTTTTGCCACAAGATGATTCTGATGGAGCTATGCTTGTTTGCATTTGTTTGCCAGAGGATGCTTCACATAGATTTACTGACATTTTCTGCCTCTTAAATTAATTGTGTTTATTTGGGCCAACAACTTGGCTTCATTTCCAAGTATGgttgctttttcttttttttttaatccaatATTCATCATGTAGCTCTCCTAAAATTACAATAAAGAATATCTCTTTTTACCTTTTTCTCAAGTCAATTTGCACATATAAATTATTTAGAGTTAGGTAAAATAACACATTTAAAGTATCTAGATTTTTTCatgaatttcatatttaaactaTTAGGTGTGTGATTTTTCTACCTAAACTATGTCGAAAATCTTATGGAAAATACATTCTTCACAAACACTTGTATATATAGAATTCACCAAAACTTGTCTTTTAAGGATATTTTTCCTGATACAAGTGTATCCGCTCTTCTAGTATAAAACATCAATTTTTACCTCTCTCAAGTCAATTTGCACATATAAATTATTTAGAGTTGAtggttaaaaaaaatctatttaaacCTCTCATGAGAAGCTTGTGTAGGTATTTTATATTCTCTCTTATCTTACAGATTTGAGTTGTGGGCAAGAGTTAGTCATTGTTGGGTTGTGGGCTAGAGTTAATTAGCCGTTGTAGTGTTGTCGGCTAGAGTTAGCCTTTGTTGTCTTTACAATGGAGTTATTGTACAGAGTGCTTACAATAAAGTCATTGTAAGGGTGAAGGCTTAAGAGTTTAATTCCTAGGTTGCAAGAGGTTGTAATCTAAAGCCTTGCTCGTGTTTTTAGTGAAGTTGTTGAAGAAATCTTACATGGTAGGTCGTGGTTTTTTCCTTCCTTGCGCAAGAAGGTTTCCACGTTTTACTTGATGTTACAGTGATTGTTTGCATTCTGTTCTTAGCTGTTTTCAGTCAAGGACCTGGTCCCTTGACTCGTGGTGGACTTACATAAGCCATCAATGACTTCATTAGAGATGGTGAATGGGATATTGCATCAGTGCCTTTGTTATTTCTGTCAAATGCAACAGTAACAATATGGCAAAAGTTCTGACTACAGGCCTTATGCAACATGCTAGGCTTCACAGATCTGAAGCTGGAGTTGGACTCACAGATTTGTCACCGAAAATGATCCAAG
This genomic stretch from Solanum stenotomum isolate F172 chromosome 10, ASM1918654v1, whole genome shotgun sequence harbors:
- the LOC125842151 gene encoding fatty alcohol:caffeoyl-CoA acyltransferase, whose product is MTPMVQELNFPQLQIPLTINSISPILPSSPIPPSYGDTLYLSNLDDMIGSRVFTPTMYFYRSNGKMDVMTIINVLKESLASVLVPYYPFSGRLRETKEGKLEVFFGPKQGVLLVEACSEMTILNLGDLTVPNPAWKNLVYTFPNEEQYKVIDMPLLIAQVTRFSCGGFSLGLRVCHCLCDGVGAMQFLSAWASTARLNKLTVNPKPCWDRETLIPNDPPLIQYPHIEFKRIDDAFSFTRRLCLVKPVQKCYRVTRDFQAHLKTLVGPNISCTTFDAMAAHVWRSWVNALINVSPLDYELRLTFSVNCRSRLTNPPLKSGFYGNAVSVACATSNVSGIINGPISDTICLVRNARLSVSEAYLRSTIDYIQVNRPTKLEFGGKLTITQWTRFSMYESADFGWGKPIYAGPIDLTPTPQVCVFLPQDDSDGAMLVCICLPEDASHRFTDIFCLLN